The Chitinophaga sp. H8 genome contains a region encoding:
- a CDS encoding alpha-L-rhamnosidase, with product MKHQILLTGLLLGFLSACDNKTSPVTIQHLRCEYLENPEGIDVKQPRLSWQLESDERGQLQTAYRILVASDSSRLVNNKADVWDSGNISSEVTAFIPFGGQTLQPGKKYFWKIKSWDVHNHETSWSAIASWSMGLLDSTGWKAKWIGIAPTAVPIDSQYNIHAGYQSAIATRADVTKSVTVDLGTEQRFHSVKLYPALFGKNLQPHLFPTAFTVIAASDKDFTRSQILADYSKTGYTHGSLQPLEVSFPAVSARYIKVTVNKLAAIDKEQYAFALGELAVLNSENQNVALGAVVDADDVYEGYKQFSTEKWWPALLTDGFLHPNRQHTAKSIPVPASPLLRKEFITKKPIQRATLYATSLGMYEAYINGKKVGDHVLAPEWTDYHSRVQYQTYDVTKLVKEGANAIGAMLADGWYAGVIFSHPERGSYGLDRKLLAQLQIEYADGDTDIIATDSSWKTKQTGPITAASIFDGETYNASAAEKDWKEPGLDVTQWTPATEYPQVKVAISAQMNEPIKVIQEIKPIKIIPQKNGAYIFDLGQNIAGWVQLNLPYNPHNKIVLRHGEVLDTKGALYTDNLRGATQMDTYIPGTETNIQYEPRFTYHGFRFVEITGLTQTPDLNTVTAKVVASSAPVAGSFECSSKELNKLWENILWTQKGNMHAVPTDCPQRDERAGWMGDAQVFSNNAIFNMDMGAFFTKWIRDIRDSQTKEGRFPDYAPQVGTWANFYNSPGWGDAGVIVPWRLYEHYGDVTVLAAQYEPMKRFIASVFKYNKDLLWKNERGNMYGDWLNGNTIIEAGYPKEGGKVPDDVYSTAFFYYSTNIVAKTAHLLNNTADAARYDSLAAAIKTAFIKAYISSDGIIEGNTQAGYALALDFDLVPENLKTKAAAHMAEAVKAYDFRISTGIQTTIRLMNQLTRFGYSDIAYKLIESRRFPSWLYSIDQGATTIWERWDGYVQGRGFQNAGMNSFNHYAIGAVGEWMYRSILGINNDPAAPGYKHFFIEPVPGGSITYAKGTYNSIAGKIAVSWISAENEYSLDVTVPVNTSATIVIPSGKTITENGMDIKSVKGIEVLDRENNKTRIKVQSGKYSFKST from the coding sequence ATGAAACATCAGATCCTTCTGACAGGATTGCTTTTGGGTTTCCTGTCTGCCTGCGACAATAAAACTTCCCCTGTAACAATCCAGCACCTTCGTTGCGAATACCTTGAAAATCCTGAAGGAATTGATGTGAAACAGCCTCGTTTAAGCTGGCAACTGGAATCTGATGAGCGAGGCCAACTTCAAACTGCTTACCGGATATTAGTAGCTTCTGATTCTTCCAGGCTCGTCAATAATAAAGCGGATGTATGGGATTCGGGAAATATAAGTAGTGAGGTTACTGCATTTATTCCGTTCGGCGGCCAAACATTACAACCAGGGAAAAAATACTTCTGGAAAATTAAATCCTGGGATGTACATAACCATGAAACGTCCTGGAGTGCCATTGCAAGTTGGTCAATGGGATTGCTTGATAGTACCGGATGGAAGGCTAAATGGATTGGTATCGCACCAACAGCTGTACCAATCGATAGCCAATATAATATTCACGCTGGCTACCAGTCTGCCATAGCTACAAGGGCGGATGTTACCAAATCTGTTACGGTAGATCTGGGCACCGAACAGCGTTTTCATTCCGTGAAATTGTATCCTGCCTTGTTTGGCAAAAACCTGCAACCTCATCTTTTTCCAACAGCATTTACAGTGATAGCAGCTTCCGATAAAGACTTTACCAGGTCTCAAATACTGGCCGACTATTCGAAGACGGGATACACCCATGGTAGCCTACAACCTCTTGAGGTTTCCTTCCCTGCTGTTAGCGCCCGTTATATAAAAGTGACGGTAAATAAACTGGCGGCTATCGATAAAGAGCAATATGCATTCGCCCTGGGGGAATTAGCGGTACTTAATAGTGAAAATCAAAATGTAGCGCTTGGTGCTGTCGTTGATGCGGATGATGTTTATGAGGGCTATAAACAATTCTCTACAGAGAAATGGTGGCCGGCCCTGCTTACGGATGGATTTCTGCATCCCAACAGGCAGCATACGGCTAAATCAATACCTGTTCCTGCATCTCCGCTTTTACGTAAGGAATTTATAACGAAAAAGCCAATACAGCGTGCCACATTGTATGCCACTAGTTTGGGGATGTATGAAGCATACATTAATGGAAAAAAGGTAGGTGACCACGTATTGGCTCCTGAATGGACAGACTACCATTCAAGGGTACAATACCAGACCTATGATGTAACGAAGTTGGTAAAAGAAGGTGCCAATGCGATTGGGGCTATGTTAGCTGATGGTTGGTATGCCGGTGTTATTTTTTCTCATCCGGAACGCGGTTCCTATGGCTTGGATAGAAAGCTGCTGGCACAACTACAGATTGAATATGCGGATGGGGATACAGACATAATAGCTACAGATAGCTCGTGGAAGACAAAGCAAACTGGTCCCATAACAGCAGCATCCATTTTTGATGGTGAAACTTATAACGCATCAGCAGCGGAGAAGGACTGGAAGGAGCCAGGATTGGATGTAACACAGTGGACACCTGCTACCGAATATCCACAGGTGAAAGTTGCCATTAGTGCTCAAATGAATGAACCTATTAAAGTCATCCAGGAAATAAAGCCTATAAAAATCATCCCTCAAAAAAATGGTGCCTATATTTTTGATCTGGGACAGAATATCGCAGGATGGGTGCAATTAAACTTGCCCTATAATCCTCACAATAAAATTGTTTTAAGGCATGGTGAGGTACTGGATACAAAGGGAGCGTTATATACAGATAACCTCCGGGGAGCAACTCAAATGGATACTTATATCCCCGGAACGGAAACCAACATTCAATATGAACCCCGGTTTACTTACCATGGCTTTCGATTTGTTGAAATAACAGGGCTTACTCAAACACCGGATCTTAATACCGTAACTGCAAAGGTGGTGGCTTCTTCTGCTCCTGTTGCCGGCAGCTTTGAATGCTCCTCAAAAGAGCTGAATAAACTATGGGAAAATATTCTCTGGACACAGAAAGGTAATATGCATGCTGTCCCAACAGATTGTCCACAGCGTGATGAAAGAGCTGGTTGGATGGGAGATGCACAGGTATTTTCCAATAATGCCATTTTCAACATGGATATGGGGGCCTTTTTTACAAAATGGATTCGGGACATCAGGGACTCACAAACGAAAGAAGGTCGTTTTCCCGACTATGCGCCACAAGTGGGCACCTGGGCTAATTTTTATAATTCACCAGGATGGGGTGATGCTGGCGTAATTGTTCCCTGGCGTTTATACGAACACTATGGAGATGTGACCGTTTTAGCAGCACAATACGAACCAATGAAACGATTTATTGCGTCAGTATTCAAATACAATAAAGACCTGTTATGGAAGAATGAGCGGGGGAATATGTACGGAGACTGGTTGAACGGCAATACGATTATAGAAGCAGGCTATCCCAAAGAAGGGGGTAAAGTGCCAGATGATGTGTATTCAACAGCATTTTTTTATTACTCCACTAACATTGTTGCCAAAACAGCACACTTGCTCAACAACACAGCAGATGCTGCTAGGTACGACTCTTTGGCGGCGGCGATTAAGACAGCTTTTATAAAAGCATACATCAGCAGCGATGGCATTATTGAAGGTAATACGCAGGCGGGATATGCCCTGGCATTGGACTTTGACCTGGTACCGGAAAACCTTAAAACAAAAGCTGCAGCGCATATGGCAGAAGCGGTAAAGGCCTACGATTTTAGAATATCTACCGGCATTCAAACCACTATTCGTTTAATGAATCAGCTGACACGTTTTGGTTATAGTGATATTGCCTATAAATTGATTGAAAGCAGACGATTCCCTTCCTGGTTGTATTCAATAGACCAGGGTGCTACAACCATTTGGGAAAGATGGGATGGTTATGTGCAGGGCCGTGGATTTCAGAACGCGGGGATGAACTCTTTTAATCATTATGCTATTGGTGCGGTGGGGGAATGGATGTATCGATCCATACTGGGTATCAATAATGATCCTGCAGCCCCGGGGTATAAACATTTCTTTATAGAACCTGTACCTGGCGGAAGTATTACATATGCAAAGGGGACGTATAATAGCATAGCCGGAAAAATAGCGGTGTCCTGGATAAGTGCTGAAAATGAATACTCCCTGGATGTGACTGTGCCAGTAAATACAAGTGCAACCATTGTTATCCCTTCCGGAAAAACCATTACGGAAAATGGAATGGATATAAAAAGTGTTAAAGGCATTGAAGTTTTGGATCGTGAAAATAACAAGACAAGGATCAAAGTACAATCAGGAAAATATAGTTTTAAATCAACCTGA
- a CDS encoding PorP/SprF family type IX secretion system membrane protein: protein MKKVFYILLLLAGTHSVKAQQWGNATTSQVDPLGPQYFQNQYLGNPAFAGVDTGLHLNAAYRKQFKDEPGVPVTMAVTADYAAGKRVGVGLYFYNDKAGLLSNTRVAATYAYHLPLTASGTQQLHFGLSVGLRAEHLDRKALNGDITDPSIGRYNRRDNYFDADFGLAYTSSGLSLQAALPNMIGYFKSDNKGQVNSSTFYTAAGYKIGIGSQLTSIEPKVCFRGVRGFDNIVDMGANIVFFDNLVNVYGMYHTSKNFTVGAGYNIVNTVGILLSYSSQTAGLSNYLSGNFALGIKVDLFK, encoded by the coding sequence ATGAAAAAGGTATTTTATATCCTCCTGTTACTTGCAGGAACACATAGCGTAAAAGCACAACAGTGGGGCAACGCCACCACTTCACAAGTGGATCCGCTGGGACCCCAATATTTTCAGAATCAGTACCTCGGAAACCCTGCTTTTGCAGGGGTTGACACCGGGCTTCATCTCAACGCAGCTTACAGGAAACAGTTTAAAGATGAACCTGGGGTACCGGTTACTATGGCCGTTACTGCCGATTACGCTGCTGGTAAAAGAGTAGGGGTAGGGCTTTATTTTTATAACGATAAAGCAGGCTTGCTCTCGAATACCCGCGTAGCTGCTACTTACGCGTATCATTTGCCGCTTACAGCATCTGGTACGCAACAGCTCCACTTCGGTCTGTCTGTGGGCCTGCGTGCTGAACACCTCGATAGGAAAGCGCTCAACGGTGATATTACAGATCCTTCTATCGGCCGGTATAATCGCCGTGATAATTACTTCGATGCAGACTTTGGTCTTGCATACACCAGCAGTGGTCTGAGCCTCCAGGCCGCCTTGCCAAATATGATCGGTTACTTTAAGTCGGATAACAAAGGCCAGGTAAACAGTTCTACATTTTATACAGCTGCCGGCTATAAAATTGGCATCGGCTCACAGCTTACCTCTATAGAGCCAAAGGTATGCTTTCGTGGTGTGCGTGGCTTTGATAATATTGTAGATATGGGTGCCAATATCGTGTTCTTTGATAACCTGGTAAACGTGTACGGTATGTACCATACCTCTAAGAATTTTACAGTGGGAGCGGGTTACAATATTGTTAATACGGTTGGTATCCTGCTCAGCTACTCTTCACAAACGGCTGGTCTGAGTAACTATCTCTCAGGCAATTTTGCACTGGGTATTAAAGTAGACCTGTTCAAATAA